One Zea mays cultivar B73 unplaced genomic scaffold, Zm-B73-REFERENCE-NAM-5.0 scaffold_399, whole genome shotgun sequence genomic window carries:
- the LOC118475064 gene encoding ATP synthase subunit alpha, chloroplastic, whose product MATLRVDEINKILRERIEQYNRKVGIENIGRVVQVGDGIARIIGLGEIMSGELVEFAEGTRGIALNLESKNVGIVLMGDGLMIQEGSFVKATGRIAQIPVSEAYLGRVINALAKPIDGRGEIVASESRLIESPAPGIISRRSVYEPLQTGLIAIDSMIPIGRGQRELIIGDRQTGKTAVATDTILNQKGQDVICVYVAIGQRASSVAQVVTTFHEEGAMEYTIVVAEMADSPATLQYLAPYTGAALAEYFMYRERHTLIIYDDLSKQAQAYRQMSLLLRRPPGREAYPGDVFYLHSRLLERAAKLNSLLGEGSMTALPIVETQSGDVSAYIPTNVISITDGQIFLSADLFNAGIRPAINVGISVSRVGSAAQIKAMKQVAGKSKLELAQFAELQAFAQFASALDKTSQNQLARGRRLRELLKQSQSNPLPVEEQVATIYTGTRGYLDSLEIEQVKKFLDELRKHLKDTKPQFQEIISSSKTFTEQAETLLKEAIQEQLERFSLQEQT is encoded by the coding sequence ATGGCAACCCTTCGAGTCGACGAAATTAATAAAATTCTCCGCGAACGTATTGAACAATATAATAGGAAAGTAGGGATTGAGAATATCGGTCGCGTAGTGCAAGTGGGGGATGGGATTGCTCGTATTATAGGTCTTGGTGAAATAATGTCAGGTGAATTAGTCGAATTTGCAGAAGGGACGAGAGGTATTGCTCTGAATTTGGAATCTAAAAATGTTGGGATTGTATTAATGGGCGATGGGTTGATGATACAAGAGGGAAGTTTTGTAAAAGCAACAGGAAGAATTGCTCAGATACCCGTGAGCGAGGCTTACTTGGGTCGTGTTATAAATGCTCTCGCTAAACCTATTGATGGGAGAGGCGAAATTGTCGCTTCAGAATCTCGCTTAATTGAATCTCCTGCTCCGGGTATAATTTCTAGGCGTTCCGTATATGAACCCCTTCAAACAGGGCTTATTGCTATCGATTCGATGATCCCCATAGGGCGCGGTCAGCGAGAGTTAATTATTGGGGACAGACAGACTGGCAAAACAGCAGTAGCCACAGATACAATTCTCAATCAAAAAGGTCAAGATGTAATATGTGTTTATGTAGCTATCGGTCAAAGAGCATCCTCCGTGGCTCAAGTAGTAACTACTTTCCACGAAGAGGGGGCCATGGAATACACTATTGTAGTAGCTGAAATGGCGGATTCACCCGCTACATTACAATATCTCGCTCCTTATACGGGAGCAGCCCTGGCTGAGTATTTTATGTACCGCGAACGGCATACCTTAATAATTTATGATGATCTCTCCAAACAGGCACAAGCTTATCGCCAAATGTCCCTTCTATTAAGAAGACCTCCCGGCCGCGAAGCTTATCCAGGGGATGTTTTTTATTTGCATTCACGCCTTTTAGAAAGAGCCGCTAAATTAAATTCTCTTTTAGGCGAAGGGAGTATGACCGCTTTACCAATAGTGGAGACTCAATCTGGAGACGTTTCCGCCTATATTCCTACTAATGTAATTTCAATTACAGATGGACAAATATTCTTATCCGCGGATCTATTCAATGCCGGAATTCGACCTGCTATTAATGTGGGTATTTCAGTTTCCAGAGTAGGATCCGCAGCTCAAATTAAAGCCATGAAACAAGTAGCTGGCAAATCAAAATTGGAACTAGCTCAATTCGCAGAATTacaagcctttgcacaattcgcCTCCGCTCTGGATAAAACAAGTCAGAATCAATTGGCAAGGGGTCGACGATTACGGGAATTGCTTAAACAATCCCAATCAAACCCTCTCCCAGTGGAAGAGCAGGTAGCTACTATTTATACCGGAACGAGAGGATATCTTGATTCGTTAGAAATTGAACAGGTAAAGAAATTTCTGGATGAGTTACGTAAACACCTAAAAGATACTAAACCTCAATTCCAAGAAATTATATCTTCTAGTAAGACATTCACCGAGCAAGCAGAAACCCTTTTGAAGGAAGCTATTCAGGAACAGCTTGAACGGTTTTCCCTTCAGGAACAAACATAA